The Flavobacterium sp. 1 genome contains the following window.
CATGATTTGTAAACTTTTATTTATATATTCGCTAGATAAACACCTGCACTTTTTATAACAGAAAGCCAAGCAAAACTAGGTGGATTGAAGGCGTTTTGTGGCTGGTGTACACAAGTTAAGCACAAGCTTAGTGTAGCGAAACAAATTTAATATATGATAGAAGCTAAATTAAAAGAAACTACTTTAATTATATTTGAGTTAGAATATCTAAAATCTGATTTAATCTCAATTATGAATCCAGATTCAGTGTATTTTAAAACTATAATTGAAAATTCACCTTCATTCTATCGTATATATCGAAATTCGTATAAACTTTTTGTGATTGAGCTTGCTAAAATTCTTGACTCAAAAGAAGATTTTAGTATAATCTCATCCGTTAATTTTTTAATTACAAACAGAAAAAAAATAGTATGGAAAAATAGCGAAATACAATTAGAAAGATTGAATTTTATCAGAGACGAAATTAAAAGTATAGAAAATTTACATTTAAAAAGTATAAAAATTCTACGTGATAAGTTTTATGCACATACTGATAAAAATAGACACGAAATTGAGTTAAGTTTTAATTTGCAACTAGGTTGGGAAATACTAAAACAATTAAGAGCCTTTTTTGAAGAAATTGTGCTAAAAGTAAATAATCAGCATATAATGTTTTCTGTACTATCAAATTTAACAAATGAAATGGTTTTACTTCAACGGTATAAATTAATTCAAAATATGATTCAACTAAAATTAAAGGAACAACCAAATATTGGTGAATTACAAAAAGTCCGTGATATAATGCAAGGAAAACTAACATAATTCCAAACCCGCTCTAGAATTACAATATTCATGATAAGCATAAAAAAAACAGTTGACGATTAACTAATAAAAATATCTGAAAAAATGGCTGAAAAATCTTTAAATGACTCAATAAATATGACTGGCACTCTTGTACAATTTCAAACAGACATGCGCAGAGGTTATGCAAATGGTTCCTTAGGCATAATTGTTTCAGGACTTTCTTGGCTCATTTCTGCAATTGTAGCCTATCAATATTCAGCTAGCCAGGCAGTTTGGACGCTTTTAATTGGAGGAATGCTTATCCATCCTGTAAGTATACTGCTCTACAAGACAATTGGACTAAGCGGAAATCATACAAAGGGAAATCCATTAGGAAATCTGGGGATGGAAGGGACAATATTTATGATTATGTGCATACCTATTGCTTTTGGGCTTTCATTACAGCATACACAATGGTTTTTTCAAGGCATGCTTCTGATTATTGGCGGAAGATATTTGACATTTTCTTCTATATACGGAATTAAGCTTTATTGGATTTTAGGAGCTGTTTTAGGAATTGCGGCATGTTTATTATTTAAAAATAATGTGCAGCCTTTTGGCACTTTATTAACTGGTGCGCTTATTGAAATTTTGTTTGGGCTTTTTATGTTTTTATCTTTTCAAAGAAACAATAAAAATATTTAGAGTTGCTGCGAGAAGTAAAATAGCTCATTAAGCTCTTTTCTAATACTATGTAGTTAAAGATCACGACCAACGAAGTTAAGTTATAATTTCACTTTATCCAAAAAATCATTTTTATACGTTTCGCTCAAAACTAATACAGCTGGTTTTCCTTTTCCCTCCTGTAGTGTAAGCGTAATTTCATTGTGATTAAAAAACTGAACTGCAGTCAAAGCAATGATTTCTTTTTTATTCACTCTGCAGAATTCAGCTTTAGGAAGCTGATTCAATAATGAACCAAAATTGATGTTTTTCAGAATTAAAATACTGCCGTCAGCCAAATACACTTCCTTATCCCTGCTGTCAACCGGTGCTGTTTTGATGTATTGAATCTGGTCGAAGTACAATAACGACTTACCTTTATCAGTATTCAGATGAATAAATTTTTTGGAAACATCCAGTTTTTGGAATCGTTCCAATGCTTTAGCAACGGCTTTTTCCAGACGCTCTTTGGTAACTGGTTTGGTGATGTAATCTACAGCGTTAATGTCGAAAGCTTCGGCAGCGTAATTTTTGTAGGCGGTGGTAAAAATTATCAGTTTATTTTGAAGCAGATTCGCTAAAGTCAAACCATCAATTCCCGGCATTTCGATATCTGAAATACACAAATCAAAATCAAGTTTGGGAACTTCGTCCAATAATTTTTGAGGATCGTTGAATGCTTTTATAACTTCTAATTCCGGAATTTGTTCACAGAGCATTTTCAGGTAAGTCAAACCCGGCAATTCATCGTCAAGCAGTAAGCATTTGATTTTTGTATTCAAGAAGATTGATTTTTAAATGCGCAATATAAATGTCGTTTTCGACAAATTTATCCAATTTGAACTGATTTTTGTATATAATTTTTAATCGTTGTTCCAATGTTGCTGCGCCAATACCGCTTCGTTCTTTTTTTAAGGCTTTTTTCTCGGAAATTTTATTGGAAACCGTAAGAGAGAAACAATTGTCCTTGAATTCAAACAAAATTGAAATAAAAGCATCGGCACTTTGTAAATCAGCGTGCTTAAAGGCATTTTCAATCAGATCAATCGAAATTAAAGGTGCCAAAAGATTTTGCTCATACAGCTTTTCTCCTTCATTAATCTTGGTTTTCACTTTCAATTCAAAAAGCGGACTCACTTTAATTTTATTAATTTCAATCAGATTCAAGGCAAATTGGATTTCTTCTTTTGGGGAAACAAATTTCTTCTGGCTTTCGTACAAAATATAATCCAAAACATTAGCCAATTTATCCAAAGCAAAATACGTTTGGTACGCATGCGACTGAATTGAATTGAGAATGTTTTTGAAAAGATGCGGATTGAGTTTGGATTCTAATGTTTCCAATTGCAGATTGTTGACTTTCATTTCAAGCAGACCAAATTTCTCTTCAACGCTTTTTTTGGCTTTGCCAGATTCAATCAATCGATAAACAAGATAGCAAAGCACCACAACGAATACCAGAATAATTACCAGTAATACATATAAGAGAGTGTTGTTTTCTTGTGTGTTATTCATTTTATATGAATTAGTGAGACGACACGAATTTCAGCCCAATTATAGACGATATCA
Protein-coding sequences here:
- a CDS encoding LytTR family DNA-binding domain-containing protein, which produces MNTKIKCLLLDDELPGLTYLKMLCEQIPELEVIKAFNDPQKLLDEVPKLDFDLCISDIEMPGIDGLTLANLLQNKLIIFTTAYKNYAAEAFDINAVDYITKPVTKERLEKAVAKALERFQKLDVSKKFIHLNTDKGKSLLYFDQIQYIKTAPVDSRDKEVYLADGSILILKNINFGSLLNQLPKAEFCRVNKKEIIALTAVQFFNHNEITLTLQEGKGKPAVLVLSETYKNDFLDKVKL
- a CDS encoding sensor histidine kinase, yielding MNNTQENNTLLYVLLVIILVFVVVLCYLVYRLIESGKAKKSVEEKFGLLEMKVNNLQLETLESKLNPHLFKNILNSIQSHAYQTYFALDKLANVLDYILYESQKKFVSPKEEIQFALNLIEINKIKVSPLFELKVKTKINEGEKLYEQNLLAPLISIDLIENAFKHADLQSADAFISILFEFKDNCFSLTVSNKISEKKALKKERSGIGAATLEQRLKIIYKNQFKLDKFVENDIYIAHLKINLLEYKNQMLTA